A DNA window from Bacteroidetes bacterium SB0662_bin_6 contains the following coding sequences:
- a CDS encoding sugar isomerase yields the protein MMTPDQIDASNRECDEAWRSDYAHLDEQLRRRGLDPDAVVEQVAAFEVAVPSWALGTGGTRFGRFPGGGEPRDVFEKMQDVSVVRRLTGSASRISLHIPWDEPDDPQALREQAAALGLAFDAVNSNTFQDQAGQTVSYKFGSFQHTDPSVRKQAVAHNLHVVEVGAALGSNALTIWLGDGANYPGQTHLRKAYERVRDCLADVYEAMPSDWNLFIEHKPFEPAFYATVVSDWGSSLMLARETGERASCLVDLGHHLPNVNVEQVVARLITAGRLGGFHFNDAKYGDDDLTSGSIKPYQLFLIFNELADALADGALPASPSYMIDQSHNVKDPVEALLQTVDRLQKSWARALIVRRDALAHYQETNDVLMAEETLREAYETDVSALAAAARKRLGGAIDPVGAFRASRYREQVSEARTGAAYVPPQSL from the coding sequence ATGATGACACCGGATCAGATCGACGCTTCGAACCGGGAATGCGACGAAGCCTGGCGCAGCGACTATGCGCATCTCGACGAACAACTGCGCCGCCGCGGCCTGGACCCTGATGCGGTCGTGGAGCAGGTGGCTGCTTTTGAGGTGGCGGTGCCCTCGTGGGCCCTGGGGACCGGCGGCACGCGGTTCGGGCGTTTTCCGGGCGGGGGCGAGCCGCGCGACGTATTCGAGAAAATGCAGGATGTGTCCGTGGTGCGCCGGCTCACCGGCTCGGCCTCGCGGATATCGCTCCACATTCCCTGGGACGAACCCGACGATCCGCAGGCCCTGCGGGAGCAGGCCGCGGCGCTTGGGCTTGCATTCGATGCCGTAAACTCGAACACCTTTCAGGATCAGGCCGGTCAGACGGTTAGCTACAAGTTCGGATCGTTCCAGCACACGGATCCCTCGGTGCGCAAACAAGCGGTGGCGCACAATCTGCATGTGGTCGAAGTGGGCGCCGCGCTGGGTTCGAACGCGCTGACGATCTGGCTGGGCGACGGGGCCAATTATCCGGGACAGACGCATTTGCGCAAGGCCTACGAGCGGGTACGGGATTGTCTGGCGGACGTGTACGAGGCGATGCCTTCGGACTGGAACCTGTTCATCGAACACAAGCCGTTCGAACCGGCGTTCTACGCCACGGTGGTGTCCGACTGGGGATCGTCGCTTATGCTGGCGCGGGAGACGGGGGAGCGGGCGTCGTGTCTGGTCGATCTGGGGCACCATCTCCCGAATGTGAATGTCGAGCAGGTGGTGGCGCGCCTCATCACGGCGGGCAGACTGGGCGGTTTTCATTTCAACGATGCGAAGTACGGAGACGATGATCTCACATCCGGCTCCATCAAACCCTACCAGTTATTTCTTATATTCAACGAATTGGCGGATGCCCTTGCGGACGGCGCGCTGCCCGCGAGCCCTTCGTACATGATCGACCAGAGCCATAACGTGAAGGATCCGGTCGAAGCGCTTCTGCAAACGGTGGACCGGCTGCAGAAATCCTGGGCCCGCGCGCTTATCGTGCGGCGCGATGCGCTGGCGCATTACCAGGAAACGAACGATGTGCTGATGGCCGAGGAGACGCTCCGGGAAGCCTACGAGACGGATGTGAGTGCATTGGCGGCGGCCGCTCGCAAACGTCTTGGGGGCGCCATCGACCCTGTGGGCGCGTTCCGGGCCTCACGGTACCGTGAGCAGGTTTCCGAGGCGCGCACCGGCGCCGCGTACGTTCCGCCGCAAAGCCTCTGA